A single region of the Gossypium arboreum isolate Shixiya-1 chromosome 12, ASM2569848v2, whole genome shotgun sequence genome encodes:
- the LOC108478266 gene encoding probable peroxygenase 4 isoform X3 — protein MIFKKRMNGGYAGVDGEDAGRGLVSDENALQKHVAFFDRNNDGIIYPWETFQGFRAIGAGYLLSFISAFLINLGLSRKTRPGKTFSLETLMLGVEVKNIHMAKHGSDSGVYDSKGRFVSWKFEEIFAKFARTHSDALTSHELKAMLKANREPKDYRGWVASWTEWITLYNLCKDKEGLLKKETIRGVYDGSLFQQMEREKLATAGKKKE, from the exons ATGATTTTcaagaag agaATGAATGGGGGATATGCAGGAGTGGATGGTGAAGATGCAGGGAGAGGTTTGGTTTCTGATGAAAACGCTCTGCAAAAACATGTAGCATTCTTTGACAGAAACAATGATGGCATTATTTATCCATGGGAGACTTTTCAAg GTTTTCGAGCAATAGGGGCTGGTTATTTATTGTCATTCATCAGTGCCTTCTTAATCAACCTTGGTCTCAGTCGTAAAACTCGCCCT GGAAAAACATTTTCTCTTGAAACTCTTATGCTTGGCGTTGAGGTTAAAAATATCCATATGGCGAAGCATGGGAGTGACTCTGGTGTATATGATAGTAAAGGAAG GTTTGTGTCGTGGAAGTTCGAAGAAATCTTCGCCAAATTCGCTCGCACTCATTCGGATGCCTTAACATCCCATGAACTGAAGGCAATGCTTAAGGCTAACAGGGAACCCAAGGATTACAggggatg GGTTGCTAGCTGGACGGAGTGGATAACTCTATACAATTTGTGCAAAGACAAGGAAGGATTATTGAAGAAGGAAACAATTAGAGGTGTTTATGATGGAAGCCTGTTTCAACAAATGGAAAGGGAAAAATTAGCAACTGCCGGTAAAAAGAAAGAATGA
- the LOC108478266 gene encoding probable peroxygenase 4 isoform X2: MASSLTSNDFQEGVDGEDAGRGLVSDENALQKHVAFFDRNNDGIIYPWETFQGFRAIGAGYLLSFISAFLINLGLSRKTRPGKTFSLETLMLGVEVKNIHMAKHGSDSGVYDSKGRFVSWKFEEIFAKFARTHSDALTSHELKAMLKANREPKDYRGWVASWTEWITLYNLCKDKEGLLKKETIRGVYDGSLFQQMEREKLATAGKKKE, encoded by the exons ATGGCTTCTTCTTTGACATCCAATGATTTTcaagaag GAGTGGATGGTGAAGATGCAGGGAGAGGTTTGGTTTCTGATGAAAACGCTCTGCAAAAACATGTAGCATTCTTTGACAGAAACAATGATGGCATTATTTATCCATGGGAGACTTTTCAAg GTTTTCGAGCAATAGGGGCTGGTTATTTATTGTCATTCATCAGTGCCTTCTTAATCAACCTTGGTCTCAGTCGTAAAACTCGCCCT GGAAAAACATTTTCTCTTGAAACTCTTATGCTTGGCGTTGAGGTTAAAAATATCCATATGGCGAAGCATGGGAGTGACTCTGGTGTATATGATAGTAAAGGAAG GTTTGTGTCGTGGAAGTTCGAAGAAATCTTCGCCAAATTCGCTCGCACTCATTCGGATGCCTTAACATCCCATGAACTGAAGGCAATGCTTAAGGCTAACAGGGAACCCAAGGATTACAggggatg GGTTGCTAGCTGGACGGAGTGGATAACTCTATACAATTTGTGCAAAGACAAGGAAGGATTATTGAAGAAGGAAACAATTAGAGGTGTTTATGATGGAAGCCTGTTTCAACAAATGGAAAGGGAAAAATTAGCAACTGCCGGTAAAAAGAAAGAATGA
- the LOC108478266 gene encoding probable peroxygenase 4 isoform X1 — protein MNFHERIHVVNEFFFKRMNGGYAGVDGEDAGRGLVSDENALQKHVAFFDRNNDGIIYPWETFQGFRAIGAGYLLSFISAFLINLGLSRKTRPGKTFSLETLMLGVEVKNIHMAKHGSDSGVYDSKGRFVSWKFEEIFAKFARTHSDALTSHELKAMLKANREPKDYRGWVASWTEWITLYNLCKDKEGLLKKETIRGVYDGSLFQQMEREKLATAGKKKE, from the exons atgaatttCCACGAACGAATTCATGTCGttaatgagtttttttttaagagaATGAATGGGGGATATGCAGGAGTGGATGGTGAAGATGCAGGGAGAGGTTTGGTTTCTGATGAAAACGCTCTGCAAAAACATGTAGCATTCTTTGACAGAAACAATGATGGCATTATTTATCCATGGGAGACTTTTCAAg GTTTTCGAGCAATAGGGGCTGGTTATTTATTGTCATTCATCAGTGCCTTCTTAATCAACCTTGGTCTCAGTCGTAAAACTCGCCCT GGAAAAACATTTTCTCTTGAAACTCTTATGCTTGGCGTTGAGGTTAAAAATATCCATATGGCGAAGCATGGGAGTGACTCTGGTGTATATGATAGTAAAGGAAG GTTTGTGTCGTGGAAGTTCGAAGAAATCTTCGCCAAATTCGCTCGCACTCATTCGGATGCCTTAACATCCCATGAACTGAAGGCAATGCTTAAGGCTAACAGGGAACCCAAGGATTACAggggatg GGTTGCTAGCTGGACGGAGTGGATAACTCTATACAATTTGTGCAAAGACAAGGAAGGATTATTGAAGAAGGAAACAATTAGAGGTGTTTATGATGGAAGCCTGTTTCAACAAATGGAAAGGGAAAAATTAGCAACTGCCGGTAAAAAGAAAGAATGA